A portion of the Sus scrofa isolate TJ Tabasco breed Duroc chromosome 5, Sscrofa11.1, whole genome shotgun sequence genome contains these proteins:
- the LOC102166430 gene encoding olfactory receptor 6C68-like, with protein MSQIYKRVLITRMMVSLNSALQISLIFTCRAGKIQESLMGNHTAITTFILLGLTEDPQLQLLLFLFLFLTYILCVTGNLTIITLTLLDPHLKTPMYFFLQNFSFLEISFTTACIPRFLYNISTGDRTITYNACFIQLFFTDLFGVTEFFLLATMACDRYVAICKPLHYMTIMSTTLCKTMAVCCWGAALMIILPPLSLGFHLEFCDSNLIDHFACDASPLLKISCSDTQLIEQMVIASAVLTFIITLVCVVLSYINIIRTILKFPSAQQRKKAFSTCSSHMIVVSITYGSCIFIYIKPSAKEEVNLNKGVALLISSISPMLNPFIYTLRNKQVKQAFHDSLKKNCISFKKVKCIS; from the coding sequence ATGAGTCAAATATACAAGAGAGTGCTCATCACTAGGATGATGGTGTCATTGAATTCTGCACTTCAAATCTCTCTGATATTTACATGTAGGGCTGGCAAAATCCAGGAGTCACTGATGGGAAACCACACTGCAATAACAACATTCATCCTTCTGGGACTGACAGAAgatcctcagctgcagctcttgcttttcctttttctatttctcaccTACATATTGTGTGTAACCGGAAATCTGACCATCATCACCCTCACCCTGCTGGATCCCCACCTTAAAacccccatgtattttttcctccaaaatttctctTTCCTAGAAATCTCATTTACAACTGCCTGTATTCCAAGATTCCTATACAATATATCAACTGGGGACAGAACAATTACCTATAATGCATGTTTCATTCAATTGTTTTTTACAGATCTCTTTGGGGTAACTGAATTCTTTCTCTTGGCAACCATGGCAtgtgatcgctatgtggccatctgcaaacccctgcattataTGACAATCATGAGCACCACACTCTGCAAAACAATGGCTGTCTGCTGTTGGGGGGCAGCACTTATGATTATCCTCCCTCCACTCAGCTTAGGTTTTCATCTGGAATTCTGTGATTCTAATCTCATTGATCATTTTGCCTGTGATGCATCTCCTCTCCTGAAGATCTCATGCTCAGACACCCAGTTAATTGAACAGATGGTTATAGCCTCTGCTGTGCTGACCTTCATCATCACTCTTGTATGTGTAGTTCTCTCCTACATAAATATCATCAGGACGATTCTAAAATTCCCTTCtgcccaacaaagaaaaaaagctttttccacctgttcttcccacatgattgtcGTTTCCATCACctatggcagctgcatcttcatcTACATCAAACCATCTGCCAAAGAAGAGGTAAATCTCAATAAAGGAGTGGCATtgcttatttcttccatttcaccaatgctgaatccttttatATATACTCTGAGGAATAAGCAAGTTAAACAAGCCTTTCATGACTCACtcaaaaaaaactgtatttcttttaagaaagtaaaatgtatCTCTTGA